The proteins below are encoded in one region of Candidatus Aegiribacteria sp.:
- the tpiA gene encoding triose-phosphate isomerase, which translates to MKQIIGGNWKMNGFRLTGLEFLREIKGLGSEHVSSDIVLFPPFTLLPMMADAAADAGIETGGQDVFWLEKGAFTGEISPAMLVDAGASWFIAGHSERRHVIGESDEIVRRKLEAGLETGLHGILCVGELIEERETGKTEEVVRRQVESAIEGLDCASPENFVIAYEPVWAIGTGLTATPDEADRMHSLIREWVAATVSRDFADNTRIQYGGSVKPDNAAEILAKPSINGALVGGASLKPESFMDIIKAVPLQE; encoded by the coding sequence ATGAAACAGATAATTGGTGGAAACTGGAAAATGAACGGTTTCAGACTGACCGGTCTGGAGTTCCTGAGGGAAATAAAGGGGTTAGGATCCGAGCATGTATCCTCGGATATTGTCCTTTTCCCGCCCTTTACTCTTCTTCCCATGATGGCGGATGCCGCAGCTGACGCTGGTATTGAAACGGGAGGACAGGACGTTTTCTGGCTCGAAAAGGGAGCGTTCACAGGAGAGATAAGTCCTGCAATGCTTGTAGATGCAGGCGCTTCCTGGTTCATCGCCGGACACAGCGAGCGGAGACACGTAATAGGCGAATCCGATGAAATCGTCAGGAGAAAACTCGAAGCCGGTCTTGAGACGGGACTTCACGGAATCCTCTGCGTTGGTGAACTGATAGAGGAGAGGGAGACTGGTAAGACTGAAGAAGTCGTAAGAAGACAGGTTGAATCTGCCATTGAAGGCCTTGACTGTGCTTCCCCTGAGAATTTTGTGATTGCATACGAACCGGTATGGGCAATAGGAACCGGTCTTACGGCAACACCTGACGAAGCCGATAGAATGCATTCACTGATAAGGGAATGGGTTGCCGCGACAGTCAGCCGCGATTTCGCTGATAATACAAGGATACAGTATGGCGGCAGCGTGAAACCTGACAACGCTGCTGAGATACTCGCAAAGCCATCGATCAACGGAGCCCTTGTGGGCGGGGCCAGCCTGAAGCCTGAGAGTTTCATGGATATTATTAAAGCGGTTCCTCTGCAGGAATGA